The proteins below come from a single Nitrosospira sp. Is2 genomic window:
- a CDS encoding porin codes for MSRIPRIRSRIIFASAVGMLATVVNATNANAETYANANANNINGDKRGTVAGVRDTALDWFKESGIKVGGWVNGGATFNPSQLTGFNGPVTFTDRSNRAQLNQFYVYVQRAVVAEGSSWDFGFRADFMFGSDAIFTQAYGVPSFDVNTGQPLSRSNWDLDLCCASTRYYGIAFPQAFAEVYVPVGNGLNVKVGHFYTPIGYESVPAPDNFFYSHAYTMQYGEPFTHTGALGNYKLHKNWMFMGGVTTGSATGGWDGGFDKQLGNWGGLAGITWTSDDMGSSANLSGSYSETSTRSTEPWMLYSLVLKHKFTPKTHFVFQHDHGFAGGVLLNGVTQDAEWYGINTHFYYDLMPELSVGVRAEWFRDRDGFRVFSPGRVAAATNNRGLSYALGRNQFGNSTASPADYYAVTVGMNWKAAKTLKLDWKAMQQFNVRPNVRYDAADGLHGVDYRPFGGHKDQVVMSLDFMVPF; via the coding sequence ATGTCGCGCATACCAAGAATAAGAAGCCGAATCATATTCGCCTCCGCAGTTGGCATGTTGGCCACCGTGGTTAATGCGACCAATGCCAATGCTGAAACCTATGCCAATGCAAATGCCAACAATATAAATGGCGATAAGCGCGGCACCGTAGCTGGCGTCCGAGACACTGCACTGGACTGGTTCAAGGAGAGCGGTATCAAAGTCGGGGGCTGGGTCAACGGTGGTGCGACTTTCAACCCGAGTCAGCTGACTGGGTTTAACGGCCCGGTCACCTTTACCGACCGCTCGAATCGAGCGCAACTGAATCAATTTTACGTTTACGTACAGCGTGCGGTCGTGGCAGAAGGTAGCAGCTGGGATTTCGGGTTTCGCGCCGACTTCATGTTCGGCTCCGACGCCATTTTTACCCAGGCTTATGGCGTTCCATCATTTGATGTAAATACGGGTCAACCCCTGTCCAGAAGCAATTGGGATCTCGACTTATGCTGCGCTTCAACCCGCTACTACGGTATCGCCTTTCCCCAAGCTTTTGCAGAGGTGTATGTGCCGGTCGGCAACGGGCTTAACGTGAAGGTCGGTCATTTTTATACACCCATTGGTTATGAATCCGTGCCTGCGCCGGACAACTTCTTTTATTCGCATGCGTACACCATGCAATATGGGGAGCCTTTCACGCATACCGGTGCGCTGGGGAATTACAAACTACACAAGAACTGGATGTTTATGGGCGGCGTCACGACCGGCAGCGCTACTGGCGGCTGGGACGGCGGTTTCGATAAACAGCTGGGCAACTGGGGCGGTTTAGCCGGCATCACGTGGACCAGCGATGATATGGGAAGTTCTGCCAACCTCAGCGGTTCCTATAGCGAGACATCCACGCGCAGCACCGAACCGTGGATGCTATACAGCTTGGTATTGAAGCATAAATTTACTCCCAAGACCCATTTTGTCTTTCAACACGACCATGGATTCGCGGGTGGAGTTTTATTGAACGGCGTGACGCAGGATGCGGAGTGGTACGGCATCAACACGCACTTTTATTACGACCTGATGCCCGAACTATCGGTGGGCGTGCGGGCGGAATGGTTCCGGGATCGAGATGGGTTTCGTGTCTTTTCCCCTGGCCGTGTGGCTGCGGCGACGAACAACCGGGGATTAAGCTACGCTCTCGGCCGCAACCAGTTTGGCAATAGCACCGCGAGTCCAGCCGATTATTATGCTGTCACCGTAGGTATGAACTGGAAAGCGGCAAAGACGCTGAAGCTTGACTGGAAGGCGATGCAGCAGTTCAACGTGCGACCGAACGTCCGCTACGATGCGGCGGACGGATTGCATGGCGTGGACTACCGCCCTTTTGGCGGACATAAAGACCAGGTCGTGATGTCCCTCGACTTCATGGTGCCGTTCTGA